Below is a window of Georgenia soli DNA.
CGCCTGGCGCAGGAACCGCATCTCCGGCTCGGTGTACTCCTGGGAGGCGTCCGAGACCAGGAGGACGACGTCGGCGCTCGGCAGGGCTGTCAGCGTCGTCAGCGAGTGGGCGGACTCCAGCCCGCCCACCCCCGGGGAGTCGACGACCGTGAGGCCGTCGGCCAGGATCGCCCGCGGCAGGGACACCTCGGCCGCGAGGAGCCGGCGCTCGTTGCCGGGGTTGCCCCGCTCGGAGACGTAGGCGGCCAGCTCCTCCAGCGGGACGGGGACGCGGGCCGGTGGTCCGTCGTCGGCCGTCCGTCGACCTTCCGGGGGTGCCACGACGACGGCGGACGGCCTCTCCCCGTGACGCACCACCGTGGGGACGGAGGTGGCGACGTCGTCGTCCACGGGGCAGACCGGTGCGTTGACGAGTGCGTTGACCAGCAGGCTCTTGCCCTGCTTGAACTCCCCGACGACCATCACACGCACGTCCGGGTCGAGCAGCCGGCGGCGTGTCTGCTCCAGGCGCCGCCGAAGATCGGGGCGTCCCTCACCGGTCAGGGCGATGCCCTCGTCGACCAGCTCCACCAGCTCCACGTCGGCCCCCTTGCCGTCCACCTCTCAATGACACCACAGAGGGCCCGGCGGCGGACGGGGGGACGTGGAGCCGCCGGGCCCAATTTCTGTGGTTTCGGTGCTGTTCTCGGGTCAGAGATCCACCTCGCCTTCGTTCACGGAGTGGTCGACGTCGACGTCGAGGGTGTCGTCGTCGCTGGTGAAGGAGTCGTCGACGGTGAAGGAGTCCTCGATGTCGACGTCCGTCTCGTGCTGCACGACGTCACCGCCCGCGATCACGCCGGAGCTGTCGAGGTCGACGTCGGTCTCGTGCTGCACGACGTCACCGCCGGCGATCACGCCGGAGTTGTCCAGATCGACGTCCACGTGCGTGTCGTCGTGGCTGTCGCTGACGTCGCCTCCGCCCGCCGTGGAGCCGTGGTCGGCGTCGACGGCGTCGCCGCCGGCGATCTGGCCGGAGTTGTGCAGGTCGACGTCCACGTCGTCGTCGTGGATCTCGCCGCCCCGGTCGGCGAGCTGGCCGGAGTTGTGGATGTCGGTGTCGTCGTCGGCGACGGACCCGCCGCGGTCGGCGTAGTTGCCGGAGTTGTCGATCTCGTCGGAGAAGTTGTCGTCACCGACCACGACGGTCGCGCCGTCCTCGGCGTCCACCCAGGTCCTGGTGGACTCGTCGTGGGAGTTGTCGACGTGGGCGTCGTCCCCGGCCGCGACGGCGTGGTCGCCGGACGCGATGACGGCGTCGTTGTCGAACAGCTGCACCACGTCGCCGTCCGCCCAGATGTTCTGGTTCACGGACTGGTCGGTGACGGTGTCCCGGTCGTCGACCCACGAGGTGTACGAGTAGTCGTTGACCACGTAGCTCAGCTGCTGCACGGCGTGGGCGTGGTCGTCGTCGTAGCGGGGGTGGTCGGCGTCGTCGTGTCCCGGGACGTCGGGGCGGTCGTGGCCGGGGCGGTCGTGGCCGGGGCGGGGGAAGCTGCCGCCGATCGCCGCGTCGTTGCCGCCGGTGCCGTAGTCACGGTCGAAGGAGGAGTCGACGCGTACGGGCGCGTAGTCGAAGATCACCGGCATCACGGCCTCGA
It encodes the following:
- a CDS encoding IniB N-terminal domain-containing protein; this encodes MTTIANMLLEFLMKLLRDPEAAAAFRSDPDKALEAAGLGGVCTDDVEAVMPVIFDYAPVRVDSSFDRDYGTGGNDAAIGGSFPRPGHDRPGHDRPDVPGHDDADHPRYDDDHAHAVQQLSYVVNDYSYTSWVDDRDTVTDQSVNQNIWADGDVVQLFDNDAVIASGDHAVAAGDDAHVDNSHDESTRTWVDAEDGATVVVGDDNFSDEIDNSGNYADRGGSVADDDTDIHNSGQLADRGGEIHDDDVDVDLHNSGQIAGGDAVDADHGSTAGGGDVSDSHDDTHVDVDLDNSGVIAGGDVVQHETDVDLDSSGVIAGGDVVQHETDVDIEDSFTVDDSFTSDDDTLDVDVDHSVNEGEVDL